The genomic DNA GGCGATGTCTTCACCTGGGCCGATGCCTGGCCGGCGATCGCCCGCGCGGTCGGGCTTGAGCCCGTGTTCGGCGAGGCGTTTTCGATCGTCGAGTTTCTGCGGGAGCATGAGCCGGTGTGGGACCGCCTCGTCGCGCGCGATGGGCTGCGCGTGGCGCGGCTCGCCGATCTGCTCGGGGAGTCGCACCATTATGCGGACTTGCTGTTCGGCGTGCATGCGCCCGGCTCGGCGGTGCGCGCGCCGGTGCTGGTGAGCACGATCAAGCTCCGGCAGGCCGGGTTCGGCGGGTGTATCGATACCGACGCGATGTTCGCCAAATGGCTCGCGCGGCTGGCGGAACGGCAGATCATCCCTCCCGCTTCGTCACCCCGGCCTTGAGCCGGGGTCCCGCTTATTCTCCGACGCCGCAACGGTAGCGGGACCCCGGCTCAAGGCCGGGGTGACGGCAGGATCAGATATCCAAACAGATCTTGCCGAAGTGCTTGCCCGATTCCTGATGGCGGAACGCGTCGCCGATCTCTTCCAGCGGGAAGTGGCGGTCGATCACCGGCCGGATGCCGTTGGCCTCGATCGCGCGGATCATGTCCTGCTGGTGGCGCCGCGCGCCGACCGTCAGCCCGATGATCCGCTGGTTGCCTTGCATTACGAACACCGTCGGCACGTTGCCCGCGATCCCTGCCAGCACACCGATCAGCGCGATATGCCCGCCGATGCGACACGCCGCGATCGATTGCGGCATGGTGCCCGATCCGCCGATCTCGACGACATGGTCGACGCCGCGCCCGCCGGTTAGCTTGCGCGCGGTCTCGCCCCATTTCTCGTCGTTGCGATAGTTGATCAGGTGATCGGCGCCCATCGCGCGCAGCCGTTCGAGCTTCTCGTCCGACGACGAGGTCGCGATCACGCGCGCCCCGGCCGCCTTGGCGAATTGCAGCGCGAAGATCGAGACGCCGCCGGTGCCCTGCACCAGCACGGTATCGCCGCTCTTGATCGCACCGTTGACCACCAGCGCGCGCCACGCGGTTAGCCCGGCGCAGGTGAGCGTCGCCGCCTCGGCATCCGAATAGCCGACCGGCGCGCGCGTGAACGACGTGACAGGAGCGGTGACGAACTCGCGCGCGAACCCGTCCGCGCCGTCGCCGGGCACGTCGCCCATCACTTCGCGCGCGGGTTCGCCATCCAGCCAGTGCGGGAAGAAGGTGGAGACGACCTTGTCGCCGACCGCGAACTCACTGACACCCTCGCCGATCTCGACCACTTCGCCCGCGCCGTCGGACATGGGCACGCGACCGGCGGGCGTCGGGATCATGCCCTTCACCACGGCATAATCGTGGAAGTTGAGCGAGCTGGCGCCAACGCGCACGACGATCTCGCCGCGGCCGGGCGCCGTGCGATCGGCTTCCACGAGTTTGAGGCTGTCGAGCCCGGCGGGCTGCTGCAATTGGATCGTGCGCATTGGTCTCTCCTTCGGCGCTGTCGGCCGTCGGGAGCGGGCGTAGTTATCGCCGCGCACCGGCGCAATCGGATTTAAGTCGATGCGCTTAGCTAGCTGTACCCCGGCCTTCGCCGGAGTACAGCTAGCACTTAGTGCCGATCGTGCGAGCGCCGCGGACCCGAACTGCGTGCCGGACCGCGCTGGTTCTGCCGCGCGCCGGCAGGCGGACGGGCCGGCACCGGCGCGTTCTCGGAAACTTCGATCAGCACGTCGTCATCCGCCGTCGCGGTCTTGGCGACCGTCGCGATGAACTTTGCCGCCAGCGCGCGCGGCACCTGGAAAGCGGTTTCGTTCGGCCCGATGCGGATCGCGCCGACATCGTTCTTCGTCACGTTGCCGCGGCGGCAGATCAGCGGCAGCACCCAGCGCGGATCAGCATTCTGACGGCGGCCGAGGTTCATGCGGAACCACACGACATCGTCGAAGCCGGGACGGTGACGATCGACCTGCGCCGCGCGATGCGCTTCGGGCGTCGCGGCGACCAGCTCCTCGGGCGCCGGCATCGCGGCGCGATACGACCGGACCAGCGCGGCGGCGATATCCTCGGGGCTCTTCTCGGCGATCAGCCGCTCGGCGAGCGCGCGATCGTCCTCGTCGGTCTCGACCGGCGCGAGCAATTGCTCGAGCAAGCGATCGTGATCCTTCGCGCGGACATCTTCCGGCGTCGGCACAGGAACCCACTCGACCGGAATGTTCGCGTTGCGAAGCATCGATTCGGCCCAGCGGCGGCGCTGGTACGGCACGATCAGCACCGCGGTACCCTTCTTGCCCGCGCGTCCGGTGCGCCCGGAGCGATGCTGCAGCGTCTCGCCATCGCGCGGCAGCTCGACGTGTACAACCAAGCTGAGCGTCGGAAGATCGATCCCGCGCGCCGCGACATCGGTCGCGACGCAGACGCGTGCGCGGCGGTCACGCAGCGCCTGCAGCGCCGCGTTGCGCTCGCTCTGGCTATGCTCGCCCGACAGCGCGACCGCGGCGAACCCGCGCTCGACCAGCGTGGCGTGGAGATGGCGCACATTGTCACGCGTCGCGCAGAACAGCATTGCCGTCTCTGCCTCGTGTAGCCGCAGCAGGTTGATCACCGCGTGCTCGATATCCGACGGGCTGACCGCGAGCGCCTGATAGCTGATGTCGCTGTGCCCGCGGTCCGCCTCGACCGTCGAGATGCGCAGCGCATTCTTCTGGTAGCGCTTGGCGAGCTGAACGATCGGCTTGGGCATCGTCGCCGAGAACAGCAACGTGCGGCGCTCGTTCGGCGTGCCGTCGAGGATTTCCTCGAGATCCTCACGGAAGCCCATGTCGAGCATCTCGTCGGCCTCGTCGAGGATCGCGACCTTCAGCGCCGACAGTTCAAGCGCGCCGCGCTCGAGATGGTCGCGCAGCCG from Sphingomonas radiodurans includes the following:
- a CDS encoding zinc-dependent alcohol dehydrogenase family protein — encoded protein: MRTIQLQQPAGLDSLKLVEADRTAPGRGEIVVRVGASSLNFHDYAVVKGMIPTPAGRVPMSDGAGEVVEIGEGVSEFAVGDKVVSTFFPHWLDGEPAREVMGDVPGDGADGFAREFVTAPVTSFTRAPVGYSDAEAATLTCAGLTAWRALVVNGAIKSGDTVLVQGTGGVSIFALQFAKAAGARVIATSSSDEKLERLRAMGADHLINYRNDEKWGETARKLTGGRGVDHVVEIGGSGTMPQSIAACRIGGHIALIGVLAGIAGNVPTVFVMQGNQRIIGLTVGARRHQQDMIRAIEANGIRPVIDRHFPLEEIGDAFRHQESGKHFGKICLDI
- a CDS encoding DEAD/DEAH box helicase; this translates as MLFSNLPAPLSGALAARGYEAPTPVQAAVLETEAVGRDLIVSARTGSGKTVAFGIAMAAELLGEDERIIPSREPHALVIAPTRELALQVSRELIWLYGPTGARVVTCVGGMDASKERRNLNHGAHIVVGTPGRLRDHLERGALELSALKVAILDEADEMLDMGFREDLEEILDGTPNERRTLLFSATMPKPIVQLAKRYQKNALRISTVEADRGHSDISYQALAVSPSDIEHAVINLLRLHEAETAMLFCATRDNVRHLHATLVERGFAAVALSGEHSQSERNAALQALRDRRARVCVATDVAARGIDLPTLSLVVHVELPRDGETLQHRSGRTGRAGKKGTAVLIVPYQRRRWAESMLRNANIPVEWVPVPTPEDVRAKDHDRLLEQLLAPVETDEDDRALAERLIAEKSPEDIAAALVRSYRAAMPAPEELVAATPEAHRAAQVDRHRPGFDDVVWFRMNLGRRQNADPRWVLPLICRRGNVTKNDVGAIRIGPNETAFQVPRALAAKFIATVAKTATADDDVLIEVSENAPVPARPPAGARQNQRGPARSSGPRRSHDRH